AGGGGCTCGTCGCCGGCCGCATCGGCACGGGGCTGCTGCTGCTGATCGGCATTGAGAAGGGGGATGGCGAAAGGGAAATCGCTTTCATGGCCGAAAAAATCCTCAACCTGCGGATCTTCGCCGATGCCGCCGCCAGGATGAACCTGAGCGTCCGGGACGTCAAAGGCGAAATCCTCTCCGTCTCGCAGTTCACCATGGCCGCGCGCGGCAAAAAAGGGCGGCGGCCCGATTTTTCAGGCGCCGAAGAACCC
This Candidatus Aminicenantes bacterium DNA region includes the following protein-coding sequences:
- the dtd gene encoding D-aminoacyl-tRNA deacylase, yielding MRVVVQRVSQASVEIEGLVAGRIGTGLLLLIGIEKGDGEREIAFMAEKILNLRIFADAAARMNLSVRDVKGEILSVSQFTMAARGKKGRRPDFSGAEEPGRAEELYDRFNGLLAAAVPLATGKFGAMMDVHSVNHGPVTIILEKTKDELG